A single Candidatus Dormiibacterota bacterium DNA region contains:
- a CDS encoding response regulator transcription factor: MRLLVVEDETPIADAIARALRRTGYAVDVAYDGHQALGAAADSDYDAVLLDLNIPGVDGMTVCREIRTAQPSCYILMVTARTAIGDRIAGLDAGADDYLPKPFDLDELQARLRALFRRDRAEARQPVLEHGDLLLDPARQRVTRTGVEITLNRKEYGILEYFMRHPDRIVSQEDLLEHVWDREADPFTNTVRVHIMKLRRKINDGFDGPPHIHTVIGRGYRL, encoded by the coding sequence ATGCGCCTTCTCGTCGTCGAGGACGAGACCCCCATCGCCGATGCCATCGCCCGTGCCCTGCGGCGCACCGGCTACGCGGTCGACGTCGCCTACGACGGCCACCAGGCCCTGGGCGCCGCCGCCGACTCCGACTACGACGCCGTGCTCCTCGACCTCAACATCCCGGGGGTGGACGGGATGACCGTCTGCCGCGAGATCCGCACCGCCCAGCCGAGCTGCTACATCCTCATGGTCACCGCCCGCACCGCGATCGGCGACCGGATCGCCGGGCTCGACGCGGGCGCCGACGACTACCTGCCCAAGCCCTTCGACCTCGACGAGCTCCAGGCCCGGCTCCGGGCCCTCTTCCGGCGCGACCGCGCCGAGGCCCGCCAGCCGGTGCTCGAGCACGGCGACCTGCTGCTCGATCCCGCCCGCCAGCGGGTCACCCGGACGGGGGTGGAGATCACCCTCAACCGCAAGGAGTACGGGATCCTCGAGTACTTCATGCGCCACCCCGACCGCATCGTCAGCCAGGAGGACCTCCTGGAGCACGTGTGGGACCGCGAGGCCGACCCCTTCACCAACACGGTGCGGGTCCACATCATGAAGCTGCGCCGCAAGATCAACGATGGATTCGATGGACCACCCCACATCCACACGGTCATCGGGCGCGGCTACCGGCTCTGA
- a CDS encoding metallophosphoesterase: MTGRLRAALARVTADADILLLAGDLTNAGRAVEAELVCEELADVKVPIVAVLGNHDHDDGEGSQIAAMLRAIGVHVLDGGSVTLDLGEVRAGVAGIKGTGGGFEPGATPRTVTESSSGLVESPESVDRLAAALQELDTDVRIALTHYAPVPDTLVGEPPEIWEHLGVHLLGAAVDAGGAHFAVHGHAHHGTEEGRTRAGCPVRNVAQPVIRRP; this comes from the coding sequence GTGACTGGGCGTCTCCGGGCTGCGCTCGCGCGAGTCACCGCGGATGCGGACATCCTCCTCCTGGCCGGTGACCTCACCAACGCCGGGAGGGCGGTCGAGGCAGAGCTGGTGTGCGAGGAGCTGGCCGATGTGAAGGTGCCCATCGTCGCGGTGCTCGGCAATCACGACCACGACGACGGTGAGGGATCGCAGATCGCCGCCATGCTGCGCGCGATCGGTGTCCACGTCCTCGACGGCGGCTCGGTGACGCTCGACCTCGGTGAGGTGCGCGCCGGCGTCGCCGGGATCAAGGGCACGGGCGGCGGTTTCGAGCCGGGTGCGACCCCGAGGACGGTGACCGAGTCGTCGTCCGGCCTCGTCGAGAGCCCCGAGTCGGTGGATCGACTGGCCGCGGCGCTGCAGGAGCTCGACACCGACGTGCGCATCGCATTGACCCACTACGCGCCGGTGCCGGACACCCTGGTGGGCGAGCCGCCGGAGATCTGGGAGCATCTCGGTGTGCACCTGCTCGGTGCCGCCGTCGACGCCGGCGGTGCGCACTTCGCCGTGCACGGGCACGCGCACCACGGCACCGAGGAGGGCCGGACGCGCGCAGGCTGCCCGGTGCGCAACGTCGCCCAGCCCGTGATCCGGCGGCC
- a CDS encoding ATP-binding protein, with protein MALLALAAGILLIFVNAAAHLAGIPVETRLFPDPVTGFVYSQRVVDGAVATARAQTLERLQFFSILGFLALIGVGAAAGAVVAGRALRPISELVAVARRISDRNLKERITLDHADEELQQLGDAFNDMVERLDDAFERQRQFVADASHELRTPLTTLQIALDSVRLDPDASIEDYREVADDAKAATVRIRRLVEDLLALAEGDGPLPQSRVDLSSLAEAVAEEMEPLGERRGVQVLCTVSSGTVVLGDPLSLRRALTNLVENGIRYNHRGGHVVIEDAGVSPEWVQVAVRDSGIGIPAEEQAKVFDRFYRVDRSRSRAEGGSGLGLSIVTKIAAEHGGRIDLQSQPGVGSRFVLTLPASPTPNGRACSAPAATAAPPGS; from the coding sequence GTGGCGCTGCTCGCGCTCGCCGCCGGCATCCTGCTGATCTTCGTGAACGCCGCCGCCCACCTCGCCGGCATCCCCGTCGAGACCCGGCTCTTCCCCGACCCGGTGACCGGCTTCGTCTACAGCCAGCGGGTGGTCGACGGCGCCGTGGCCACGGCCCGGGCGCAGACCCTGGAGCGGCTCCAGTTCTTCTCCATCCTCGGCTTCCTGGCGCTGATCGGCGTGGGCGCCGCCGCCGGCGCGGTGGTGGCCGGCCGCGCGCTGCGGCCGATCTCCGAGCTGGTGGCGGTGGCCCGGCGGATCAGCGACCGCAACCTCAAGGAGCGGATCACCCTCGACCACGCCGACGAGGAGCTGCAGCAGCTGGGCGACGCCTTCAACGACATGGTGGAGCGGCTCGACGACGCCTTCGAGCGCCAGCGCCAGTTCGTGGCCGACGCCTCCCACGAGCTCCGCACCCCCCTCACCACCCTCCAGATCGCCCTCGACTCGGTGCGCCTCGACCCCGACGCCAGCATCGAGGACTACCGCGAGGTCGCCGACGACGCCAAGGCGGCGACGGTGCGCATCCGCCGGCTCGTCGAGGACCTGCTCGCCCTCGCCGAGGGCGACGGCCCCCTCCCCCAGTCGCGGGTGGACCTGTCCTCGCTCGCCGAGGCGGTGGCCGAGGAGATGGAGCCCCTGGGCGAGCGGCGGGGGGTGCAGGTGCTCTGCACGGTGAGCTCGGGGACGGTCGTCCTCGGCGACCCCCTCAGCCTGCGCCGGGCGCTCACCAACCTGGTCGAGAACGGCATCCGCTACAACCACCGGGGCGGCCACGTGGTCATCGAGGACGCGGGGGTGTCGCCCGAGTGGGTGCAGGTGGCGGTGCGCGACAGCGGCATCGGCATCCCCGCCGAGGAGCAGGCGAAGGTCTTCGACCGCTTCTACCGGGTCGACCGCAGCCGTTCCCGCGCCGAGGGCGGGAGCGGCCTCGGCCTCAGCATCGTCACCAAGATCGCCGCCGAGCACGGGGGCCGGATCGACCTCCAGTCCCAGCCGGGGGTCGGCTCCCGCTTCGTGCTCACCCTGCCCGCCTCGCCGACGCCGAATGGCCGGGCCTGCAGCGCGCCCGCCGCCACCGCCGCCCCCCCCGGCAGCTGA
- a CDS encoding sodium:solute symporter, translating into MVHGAELSVFVVLSLLVTVVGFGAGRWRRARLDHLDEWGLGGRKFGSVITWFLLGGDLYTAYTFVAVPAAVFATGAIGLFAIPYTIIVYPIVFLVMPKLWQVSRNRGYVTASDYVKDRFDSRLLALAIALTGIVATMPYIALQIFGIQVVIEQMGVNVDVALITAFVVLALFTYVSGLRAPALIAIVKDALIGITVLILITYIPYKLGGFGAIFDRVQQVQLHQKAKPPVSYLSIGRAQYAAYASLALGSALALFLYPHAITGVLAAKGQRVIRRNAVYLIPYSFMLGLIALLGYMAIAAGTKPLKASGANGVVPALIDKMLPGPLAGFAFAAIAIGALVPASVMSIAAANLFSRNVYKEFLARGATHAQQATASKVASLVVKFGALAFILFIDKQNVINFQLAGGVLILQTLPAVVLALYVPMLNRWAVLAGWAAGIVTGIYWLSAEKFKATVHVFPIAGPQNKLYIALVAFLVNLGVVVAGSALAYALGSRRQTGALTEADYLPATAV; encoded by the coding sequence GTGGTCCACGGCGCCGAGCTCAGCGTCTTCGTCGTCCTCAGCCTGCTGGTGACGGTGGTGGGCTTCGGCGCCGGTCGCTGGCGGCGGGCCAGGCTCGACCACCTCGACGAGTGGGGCCTGGGCGGCCGGAAGTTCGGCAGCGTGATCACCTGGTTCCTGCTCGGCGGCGACCTCTACACCGCCTACACCTTCGTGGCGGTGCCCGCGGCGGTGTTCGCCACCGGCGCCATCGGCCTCTTCGCCATCCCCTACACGATCATCGTCTACCCGATCGTCTTCCTGGTGATGCCCAAGCTCTGGCAGGTGTCGCGCAACCGCGGCTACGTCACCGCCTCCGACTACGTGAAGGACCGCTTCGACAGCCGGCTTCTCGCCCTCGCGATCGCGCTCACCGGCATCGTCGCCACGATGCCGTACATCGCCCTGCAGATCTTCGGCATCCAGGTCGTGATCGAGCAGATGGGCGTCAACGTCGATGTCGCGCTGATCACCGCCTTCGTGGTCCTGGCGCTCTTCACCTACGTCAGCGGGCTGCGTGCCCCCGCGCTGATCGCGATCGTCAAGGACGCGCTGATCGGCATCACCGTGCTGATCCTCATCACCTACATCCCGTACAAGCTGGGCGGGTTCGGCGCCATCTTCGACAGGGTGCAGCAGGTGCAGCTGCACCAGAAGGCGAAGCCGCCGGTGAGCTACCTCAGCATCGGCCGTGCCCAGTACGCCGCCTACGCGTCGCTCGCCCTCGGCTCTGCGCTGGCGCTGTTCCTCTATCCCCACGCGATCACCGGGGTGCTCGCCGCCAAGGGGCAGAGGGTGATCCGGCGCAACGCCGTGTACCTGATCCCGTACTCCTTCATGCTCGGCCTCATCGCACTGCTCGGCTACATGGCGATCGCGGCGGGTACCAAGCCGCTCAAGGCCTCGGGCGCCAACGGGGTGGTGCCCGCGCTGATCGACAAGATGCTCCCGGGGCCGCTGGCGGGCTTCGCCTTCGCCGCCATCGCGATCGGCGCGCTGGTGCCCGCGTCGGTGATGTCGATCGCCGCCGCCAACCTCTTCAGCCGCAACGTCTACAAGGAGTTCCTGGCGCGGGGCGCGACCCACGCGCAGCAGGCGACCGCCTCCAAGGTGGCCTCGCTGGTGGTGAAGTTCGGCGCCCTCGCGTTCATCCTGTTCATCGACAAGCAGAACGTCATCAACTTCCAGCTCGCCGGAGGGGTGCTGATCCTGCAGACCCTGCCCGCGGTGGTGCTCGCTCTCTACGTGCCCATGCTCAACCGCTGGGCGGTCCTCGCCGGCTGGGCCGCGGGCATCGTCACCGGGATCTACTGGCTCTCGGCGGAGAAGTTCAAGGCGACCGTCCACGTGTTCCCGATCGCCGGGCCGCAGAACAAGCTCTACATCGCCCTGGTGGCGTTCCTCGTCAACCTCGGGGTGGTGGTGGCCGGCTCGGCGCTCGCCTACGCCCTCGGCTCGCGGCGGCAGACGGGCGCGCTGACCGAGGCGGACTACCTCCCGGCCACCGCGGTCTGA
- a CDS encoding DUF3311 domain-containing protein yields the protein MRGTGRWVHLLLLLPFVGLLYPPFYARVEPRLSGVPFFIWYQFAWIGAGALVMTLAYRLIGDRGDR from the coding sequence ATGCGAGGAACCGGGCGGTGGGTCCACCTGCTCCTGTTGCTGCCCTTCGTCGGGCTGCTGTATCCACCCTTCTACGCCCGGGTGGAGCCCCGGCTCTCCGGCGTCCCCTTCTTCATCTGGTACCAGTTCGCCTGGATCGGCGCGGGGGCGCTGGTGATGACCCTCGCCTACCGGCTGATCGGCGACAGGGGGGATCGGTAG
- a CDS encoding phosphatase PAP2 family protein, translating into MPLASVSSSLHDLAGRSGTFDDVVRFAAEYLIFGSLLVALLVWRRPQGLRAGLAAIGGALLGLLIGALITAVWDRPRPFVAGHYTPLFAHGTDSSFPSDHLLMLGALAGAAWMAWRPAALMTAAIALAVGVARVIAGIHYAGDVLAGFVIGALAAMLVWRALTWVQPALDRVDGGLRRIHLRPPVPVD; encoded by the coding sequence ATGCCCCTCGCCAGCGTCAGCAGCTCGCTCCATGACCTCGCCGGCCGCTCCGGAACGTTCGACGACGTCGTGCGCTTCGCCGCCGAGTACCTGATCTTCGGCTCCCTGCTCGTCGCCCTGCTGGTCTGGCGCCGGCCCCAGGGGCTGCGTGCCGGGCTCGCCGCGATCGGCGGCGCGCTGCTCGGGCTCCTCATCGGCGCCCTGATCACCGCGGTCTGGGACCGGCCCCGCCCCTTCGTCGCCGGCCACTACACGCCGCTCTTCGCCCATGGCACCGACTCGTCCTTCCCGTCCGACCACCTGCTCATGCTCGGCGCCCTCGCCGGGGCGGCATGGATGGCCTGGCGCCCGGCCGCGCTGATGACCGCGGCGATCGCCCTCGCGGTCGGGGTGGCGCGGGTGATCGCCGGGATCCACTACGCCGGCGACGTGCTCGCGGGCTTCGTCATCGGCGCGCTCGCGGCGATGCTGGTGTGGCGGGCGCTGACCTGGGTGCAGCCGGCGCTCGACCGGGTCGACGGAGGTCTGCGCCGGATCCACCTGCGCCCCCCGGTCCCGGTGGACTAG
- a CDS encoding trypsin-like peptidase domain-containing protein, producing the protein MALAHDPRDDPAGAAALDAYSAVVTTVAERMLRSVAGLRVDRRVPGGGVRPAGGGSAVVLTPDGHLLTSAHVVEGSRGGVAAFLDGRELAFTVVGSDRLSDLAVVRVGAHDLVPATLGDADRLRVGQLVVAVGTPLGYGGSVTAGVVSALGRSMVTRSGTVSRVVENVIQTDAALNPGNSGGALADSAGRLVGVNTAVAGVGLGLAVPVNEVTQRILGELLAAGRVRRAYLGVAGATRPLPPRTARQLGRSTAIGVAEVVDGSPAARAGLRPGDQLLEVGGIPVRDAGDLQRLMVGTAIGRPLALQVLQDGRLVELSAVPGELREG; encoded by the coding sequence ATGGCGCTCGCCCACGATCCGCGGGACGATCCCGCCGGCGCCGCCGCGCTCGACGCCTACTCGGCGGTGGTCACCACCGTGGCGGAGCGGATGCTCCGCTCGGTGGCCGGCCTCCGCGTCGACCGGCGCGTCCCCGGGGGCGGCGTCCGCCCCGCCGGGGGCGGCTCGGCGGTCGTGCTCACCCCCGACGGCCACCTGCTCACCTCGGCGCACGTCGTCGAGGGGTCGCGCGGGGGCGTCGCCGCCTTCCTCGACGGCCGTGAGCTCGCGTTCACGGTGGTGGGCAGCGACCGGCTCTCCGACCTCGCCGTGGTGCGGGTCGGCGCCCACGACCTCGTGCCCGCCACCCTCGGCGACGCCGACCGGCTCCGGGTCGGCCAGCTGGTGGTCGCCGTCGGCACCCCGCTCGGCTACGGCGGCTCGGTCACCGCCGGGGTGGTGAGCGCGCTGGGACGCTCGATGGTCACCCGGTCGGGGACGGTGAGCCGGGTGGTGGAGAACGTCATCCAGACCGACGCCGCGCTCAACCCCGGCAACTCCGGGGGCGCGCTCGCCGACAGCGCCGGCCGGCTGGTCGGGGTCAACACCGCGGTCGCCGGCGTGGGTCTCGGCCTGGCGGTCCCGGTCAACGAGGTCACCCAGCGCATCCTCGGAGAGCTGCTCGCCGCGGGGCGGGTGCGCCGCGCCTATCTCGGGGTCGCCGGGGCCACCCGGCCGCTGCCGCCGCGCACCGCCCGCCAGCTGGGGCGCTCCACCGCCATCGGTGTCGCCGAGGTGGTCGACGGCAGCCCCGCCGCCCGGGCCGGGCTGCGCCCCGGTGACCAGCTGCTCGAGGTCGGCGGCATCCCGGTGCGCGACGCCGGCGACCTGCAGCGGCTGATGGTCGGGACCGCGATCGGGCGGCCACTCGCCCTGCAGGTCCTCCAGGACGGCCGGCTGGTCGAGCTCAGCGCCGTCCCCGGCGAGCTCCGCGAGGGCTGA
- a CDS encoding glycosyltransferase family 4 protein — protein MLPPDRLEVVMLSLEGPDRYSQAGGLGVRARELCRALAAAGVRTTLVFAGDPALPAEEVEQGVRLVRWAQQISSGHPLGVYQGEEQIIADLEAHLPGWLAHEVVGPATRRGDTVALLAEEWQTAGTALAASDLLHALGLRNGCAVLWNANNTFGFDRVDWSRLGYIAAVTTVSRYMRGLMLPRGVNPLVIPNGIPEAALEPVDPRAAGLIAGAAGSPCLAFKIGRFSPDKRWHQAIGGIAAMRARGIPARLLMRGGIEPFGGDVLDHAHRLGLAVADWFEPIDGPAAVATALADSAGAPLVHLRSFLPDTVIPAIYAGATAVLANSGHEPFGLVGLEAMAAGGVAVVGATGEEYARPYANAVVIETDDGAEVAAALRGLVERPELAERLRRAARRDAAEFTWPRVVEGLLERLRFVCEHQGVTVPR, from the coding sequence ATGCTCCCACCCGATCGGCTCGAGGTGGTGATGCTCTCGCTCGAGGGTCCCGACCGGTACAGCCAGGCGGGCGGGCTGGGGGTGCGCGCCCGCGAGCTCTGCCGGGCGCTGGCCGCCGCCGGGGTGCGCACCACCCTGGTCTTCGCCGGCGATCCCGCCCTGCCTGCCGAGGAGGTCGAGCAGGGGGTGCGCCTGGTGCGCTGGGCCCAGCAGATCAGCTCCGGTCATCCGCTCGGGGTCTACCAGGGCGAGGAGCAGATCATCGCGGATCTCGAGGCGCACCTCCCCGGCTGGCTCGCCCACGAGGTGGTGGGCCCCGCGACCCGCCGCGGTGACACCGTCGCGTTGCTCGCCGAGGAGTGGCAGACGGCCGGCACCGCGCTCGCCGCCAGCGACCTCCTCCACGCTCTCGGCCTGCGCAACGGCTGCGCGGTGCTCTGGAACGCCAACAACACCTTCGGCTTCGACCGGGTCGACTGGAGCCGGCTCGGCTACATCGCTGCGGTCACCACCGTCAGCCGCTACATGCGCGGCCTCATGCTGCCCCGGGGGGTGAACCCGCTGGTGATCCCCAACGGCATCCCCGAGGCGGCGCTCGAGCCCGTCGATCCGAGGGCGGCGGGGCTGATCGCCGGTGCCGCCGGCAGCCCCTGCCTCGCCTTCAAGATCGGCCGCTTCAGCCCCGACAAGCGCTGGCACCAGGCGATCGGAGGGATCGCGGCGATGCGCGCCCGCGGCATCCCCGCCCGGCTGCTGATGCGCGGCGGCATCGAGCCCTTCGGCGGCGACGTCCTCGACCACGCCCACCGCCTCGGGCTCGCCGTGGCCGACTGGTTCGAGCCGATCGACGGCCCCGCGGCGGTGGCGACCGCGCTCGCCGACAGCGCCGGCGCCCCCCTGGTGCATCTCCGTAGCTTCCTCCCCGACACCGTCATCCCGGCGATCTACGCCGGCGCCACCGCGGTGCTCGCCAACTCCGGCCACGAGCCCTTCGGGCTGGTGGGGCTGGAGGCGATGGCCGCGGGCGGGGTGGCGGTGGTGGGTGCGACCGGCGAGGAGTACGCCCGACCCTACGCCAACGCGGTGGTGATCGAGACCGACGACGGCGCCGAGGTGGCGGCCGCGCTCCGGGGTCTGGTCGAGCGGCCCGAGCTCGCCGAGCGGCTGCGCCGCGCCGCCCGCCGCGACGCCGCCGAGTTCACCTGGCCGCGGGTGGTCGAGGGCCTGCTGGAGCGGCTGCGCTTCGTCTGCGAGCACCAGGGGGTCACCGTCCCCCGCTGA